TGTGTGTCGCAACGGCATCGTAGGGAAAACGTGCGTTCCAGCCATCATCAGCCCTGCCGGTTTCGTGACGAGAAAAGCCCACTCTGTCCGGCGTGCCGCTTGTTTGGGACGACCGGTTATCGGGGTCGGGTGCATTTCACCGATTTCCTGCTGCAGGGAGAAGCGCAGCCTGAGGTGGTGAAAATCGGCGAGCTCTGGGAGCCCAAGCGCTTTGACCCATCCAAGCGCCGCTTCTATGCGCGCAAGACATTTCAGCCTGTGGGGAATCCTGCTCCTCAGCAGGGCTTTCGCTTCGTAGAAGCGGTGCGGAGAGAAGCGAAGTTTCGCGGTGCTCTCCTGTTTGAGAACCTAAGCGAAGCGGAGTTGGGATTACTCCTGTATGCGCTCGGATGGGAGCTAGCAGAGGGGTCCGTACAGATTGCCTTTGCCCCCAAGCTGGGTGGGGCCAAGCCTCGGTGCTTCGGCTCGGTGGCGTTTCGCCCTGTGCGGTTGCGGCTCTGGAGCAGAGACAAGGGGAAAGCAACGAGCGCAAGCGTGAAGGACTTGCTTCGTCCGCAAGAGGTGCAGGGACGGGAAGTGCTTTCGCTCCTTGCCCGGTACCTACAGGCGTGTCAAGACAGCGGACTTCTGCATAAGCCATCCTGGAGCGCGCTGAAAGCAGGTTTTGAGCCGAAAGATGAACGGTGCCCCCGGGAGGTGTACTGATGACGACAGACGAGAAGGTCGAGCTAGCGCGTCAGCTTGCCGAACGATTGGGCGGTCTGCGGCGGACCGAGTGGGAACGGTGGACGCAGTATGCCGCGCGCCGAGGGTTGGACAAGGCAATTCAGCTCGCCCGTTCGATGGCGAGTTCTCCGGCGCTTCGTCCTGACCCTCAGCGGGCAGCGAGAATTATCGCTGCTGCCATACAGGAATGGCGCTCACGCCTGTCCCCGCTGTCGAGAGAAGATTTGACGGAAGTATTCGGGTATACCAGCCGCTTTCTGGTATGGTTTGCGGCAAGCGGAGGTCGCCATGAAGAAAGTCCTCCTCGCCACGCTGGGGGAAGCCCCGGCCGTCGTCACGGAAGCCGTTGACCGCCTGCGGGCGGAGGGCATTTTCGTTGATTCCGTGGTCGTGCTGACTACCAAAGATACCGGCGCAA
This sequence is a window from Armatimonadota bacterium. Protein-coding genes within it:
- a CDS encoding RAMP superfamily CRISPR-associated protein — protein: MPRNPNAEPKPFVLVDIPSEAPERRSVVTHEKFAGLTGRLELSFTVESAYLFVGSGAYEFDPNHGNRRPDVWYTFYRRNDQLCVPGTSLKGAIRAIVEAISNSCVSQRHRRENVRSSHHQPCRFRDEKSPLCPACRLFGTTGYRGRVHFTDFLLQGEAQPEVVKIGELWEPKRFDPSKRRFYARKTFQPVGNPAPQQGFRFVEAVRREAKFRGALLFENLSEAELGLLLYALGWELAEGSVQIAFAPKLGGAKPRCFGSVAFRPVRLRLWSRDKGKATSASVKDLLRPQEVQGREVLSLLARYLQACQDSGLLHKPSWSALKAGFEPKDERCPREVY